Genomic window (Spiroplasma sabaudiense Ar-1343):
ACTAGATCATTTAAAATAAGCAAAGCTGATGTGTTATAGTTTCAGTTTTTATCTTCTTTTTTAAAACAACTAATTGCTGCTGCAATATCATTGCGGTCAAAATTTATTTTTTCATTCGAATTAATGTTTAAAAAGTTTTGTCCTTTAATTTCTTTTAGGATTGAGGAAACTGCAAAAATTAAATTATCTGGAATAGTTTTTTCAGTTTTTTTTGATTTAGCATGTAATGCCAAATTTTGTTGATTGAAAGTTTGCACTATGAGGTTCCCCCTTTAACTGATTTGGATTTCAGCAGCACTCCAACCGAGATGGCTACAATAACTCCTGAAACTACAATATTTAATACCGAAGCTTTAGCAACCTCTCCTCCTTGAATTAATTTGAAGATTAGCGATGCAACTGTGTCAGTTGTTCCAGCTCCTCCAAAAAGAGTCGAGTTAACATCGTATGGTCCCCCATCAAGATACAGATAAATAATACTAAAGTTATTAAAGGCGCCAATAAATTGGCCAATTAAAATTGGAGTCATTTGGAAGATAATCAATGGGATTGTTACCTTTCAAGTTTTTTTCAAGGAGCTTGCTCCATCAATTTCTGCCGCCTCATAAAGATCTTTTGGAATCGATTGTAAAATACCGGTAATTAAAACAAAATTAACACAATAACCCATTCAAGTTTGAATCATTAGTAAAGATATTTTTGCATATAGCGGACTAGTTTGGAAATCATCATTTCCAAAAATATTACTTAAAATACTTCCTGGCATAAACATAACTTTGAATAACAAAATCGAAATGAATCCTGGAATCGCTCACGGCAGAATATAAACTAATCTAAATAAAATTTTTCCTTTTATTCTTTGGTTATTTACTAAACTTGCTAAGATAAATGCTAGAAAGAATGCGGCTGTGGCATTAAATACTGTTCAGATGGCAGTTCATCCTAAAACCGAAACCATTGTATTGGTTCAATCACCATTAAAAACAATTTGAAATTGTTCTCATCCAACTCACTCAAAGTTTGATACGTTATTGGGGCCATAGTTGGTAAAAGCTAATAAAATAGTTGTAATGATTGGTACAAAAATAATAAACATTACTAATAGAAATGCTGGAATAGATGTGGCGATTGGATAACCCTCATCTTTGAAATAGTTTTTAGTTTCCAATCATGATTTAACACGTGCTCCGTTTTGTTTTGCACGAGCCACTAAATATGATTCTCTAGCAGAAACAATAATATATATAATGGCAAAACTTAAAAATAATACTCCAAGCGCTCCTTCAATAACAAAGTAGCGAGCGTCTCCATTAGATCAAAAGTATTCTGAATTACCTAGAGTAATTAATCCCAAGATTCCATTACCCTCAATATTTCCTACACCAAAAGCATAGGCAACCAGTAATCCAATCACAATAGTTAGACCGTACATAATTAAACCCTTAATGTACTGTCCGTTATAGATTTGTCCGGTTCCAGGAATAATGAAACCCAAGAAACATGCAAAGAATTTTTTTCACTTAGCTTGTTGAACTGGTATTCTGCTTGTAGCCTCTGCATTTTTTGAAACAAGAATAAGTTTGTCATGAGCTTGTTCTTGCTTAAAGTCATTTTTAATTTTTTTAATTTCTCATTTTGCTAAAAGCACTTTGTTTGAAAAAATAATTGTTTTTTTATCAGAAATATATTTATTTTTCAAGTCTGTTCTTTTAGTTTGATACGCTTTGAAATTAATTGTTTTTTTTAGCATACCAAAAAAATTATTTTTAATATCATTGTGGTATTGTTTTTTTAATTCGTTCAAGGCTTTTTTTTGAAGTGTCTGACTTTCACTATTAATTGTGGTTTTTAATTTTTGATAATTTAAAATACTTTCACTTAATTTATGATCATATTCCGCTTTTTTAATAATATAAGTTTTTAAAAATTCAATCTTATTTTCTGCAAACGCCTGTTTTAAATATCCATCATATGAAAATTTTTTTTGAATCTCTCCAAGAATTACTTTTTGTTCACAAATTTTTATTTGTTTTTGAAATTTATCCATTTGCTGGAACTCTGCACTTTTTAAATAATTTTTAAATTCGGTTTTTTTTAGTGAATACTCTTGTTTAAAAACTTTAATTTGAGTTTTTGGAACGTTAACAAACTCGTTTTCATATCAATTTCCATTAGCAGCAATTAGTAATTGGTTCTCAACTCTTTGCTTTTGAGAGTCGCGATATCTGTTTTTGACTTGAGCGATGCTCAAATTGTTTGATTTTTTTTTGATTTTAATTTTTTGTTGCGTTGGTTTATAACCATAGTCAACAATTAATTCCTGACGTCTTTTCTTATAATATTCCATTTTACTTTTATTTTTTTTGATATTTTCTTTATGAAAGATGTTATCAAAAAAATAATATAAATTTCTTTGTAGATTTCTCGTAATACTAAACTCAGCTAATTTAAATTTTCTTTCATCTTTTAAATTTCTGACAAATCCTTCATAATCATCTTTTAAAACTTTTATATTTGCTTTAATACTGGCATCTTTTGATAAAGACTGTAAATCGGATTTTTGAAATTTTTTAATTTGCTCAATTTTTGCAGAAGTCATTTGGCACCTCTTTCTATAATGAATGTTTTTCCTTTTCTCTCTGGTACATTAACATTCTCTTATTAACATTTAGTAAATAAAATAAATAAATAATTAGAATCATTACTAAGACTCCTATTATTAAATTTAATATTCTGATAAATAATAAACCTTGGAAAACAAATAAAACACCGACTGTAAATAGAGTTCATATTGCCAATCAAGTGAAACAGAAGATAACTCCAATTGGTCGTTTCTTTGTAGCACGATAAATATAAAAGATAAATATAAAATCAATAAAACAATTTAATAAATACGAGGCAATCGCAAAAACAAATACTTCACGAGCTTTAGCTATTTCTTCATTGGTTGAAGATTCACCTTTGATTATGGCATCAAGATTAAAGATATTAGAGAACAAAATTACACTCAACAAAATTATATTGACCAAGACCGCTACTAAAACTGTTGTAAGTAATCATTTTGGTACAAAAATTTTGCTGTTCTTTTTAAAACTTTCAAAATTACTAATTGACCGTTTTTTAATTTCTCGCAGCTCTTTTTTTTGAGCTAATTCCATTTTCTCACCCCATTTCTTTTAAATTATTAAACTATTTTTTACCAAGTTCATAATTTAGTTGGGTTAATATTCTCATTAGATTTTCACAAAACTCTAAACGTTTTTCTTGATACTGGCTTGATTTTTTGTAATCAATTGTTGTATCGGTAAGCTTTCCATAAATTGCTTCGAAGCTAGCATCTGACATTTTGAAAGCTTGATTTAAACTTGGTAACATTGCATTATTTCCATGTCAGTCATTGTTGGTAGCAAAATCATATGAAGAAACATTTGGAGCCATTGAAAGAGTTGTATTTGAAGAAGCGTACAGGACACTGGCTAATTGAATTTGATATTTTTCTAACCGTATGATGGCAGCCTTTTCTTCTTTTTCATTGTTTTTACCTTCAAAGTTAGCTACCTCATCAATGGCTCTAGCAAATTTATTGTCTGCTATTTCTCTTAGTTTATTTTCAAAAATTTCATTCTTAGTTTGGCTATCATCAATAATTGCTAATTTCGAAGGGACTTCTAAACTTTTTGTAAATGATCTTTCAAAATTTCATTGTCCTCCATCTTCGGAATGAACAATTTTAGTGTCTCCAGATTCATTAGTTTCTTCTTTGGCCCCAAACATAATTTGCACAAATCTTTGGGCTGCTTTTAGCCTTTGTTTGTTTGAGCCCAATCGGGAATTAAAGACGGTCATTCCACTACCTGCAGGAGCTAGTCATTTTCCAATGTCTTGTTCATCGTATTTTTGAAATTGCTCTGCTTCTTGATTTTTATCAAACAATTTAATAAATTCTAAGGGCATATAGTCCATTTTGGTAAATGATTTAAAGCCCCCCAACATATCAAAGTAGCTACTTGGTTCATAATTAATTCCAAAAGCTGATACTTGTTCATTATTAGTAATCCCACTACCCCCTGACAGCATACTTCTTTGAACTCCAGCATTTAAACTTGGGTGGTTTAAATTTAAAAATGAAGTATTTGCAGTTGTGCCTGTTAATGTTGTCTTAGCAACTTTAATTTGTTGAGAGTAGTAGTCAAATCATTTTCCCAATACTTCATGAGCACTTGTTGTGAAATATTTATTTGAAAAGACACTTGAATATTTTCCTTCGCTAGAATCATAGTAAGGGAGGTCGGAATTGTTTAGTCAGTTAACCCCGATATCTGCTGCTTTGTAAACCTTCCCATCGATTTGATCACTCATAATATTTGAATAAACTGGGTACATTCATCACATTCCGCGGTCAAATAATGATGAAATGGTTTGGTTTTCTGTTGCTGCTGATATTTCAGTTAATTTATTGATTGAAACATTGGCATTATCAACTCACTTGATTTCACCTTCATCGCCAAATTCAGATCCTGGTTTTACAAGATTTAAATTTTTAAAATTTCGCATCGACTCATCACTATTTGAAACTAAAGCACTTCCTCCCCCAACTCCTAAGTAGGTTGTGATTCCATATTGGGCAGGGTTTTTTTCACGAGCTTTTGGATTATTACTTTTGATTTTTGATGACTTAACAGCAAATGGCATAAAGTTAGATCATAAATCTGTTTGCGTTGCTGTTCCAGCATGCCATTTTTCCATCGCTGCTTCGGCTTGTTCACTTGAGTAGTTTAAATTTTTTAAAATTTCTCCCGCCTCAGGAATTGCATCAGCACCATCAAGTGGTAAAATATATCCCAAAGTCGCTAATTTAGTTGCATTATCAACAGAGACCAAAAATATGTCAGGCATGTTTCGTCCCGAGTTTCCAATTGTTTGCATTTCTGTTGCTAGTTGATTGTTGTCATCGTAGCGAATTCCTTTAAAATTAAAATCATCACCATAAATTTTTTTATACTCTTCTGCCGCATCGGTGTAAAGTTTTAATGTATTTTTATCTGTATGATTATCAACATAAGAATAATAAATAGTTGTACTATTGTTAACTCCACCACAGGCAATAACTGATAAAGTTGATGAAACTGTTAGAGCAGTTGAAGCTATAACACCTAATAATTTTTTCAAAATAATTATCTCCCTTCTTATTTGAGAATGTAACTTTTTATTTCATTTGGTTTAATAATATTGTTGAAGGTTTTAATTTTATTATCAAGTAAGTCAACCTCACCTTTAAAAATTTCAGTATTGATAGTTATTTCTTGTTCTGTGGGATTATATAGTCGAACAATGTCAAACTTTTGATTTCAACTTTTTTTAACCGTTGTCACCACTAAGTTGTTAATATCTTTTATGTCAACCAATGATAATTCTCTTTGATTAATTGAAGGAATTTTTCTTTGTGTCATCACAAAGGTGTCTCCTTTTCAATGAAAGACATTAATACTTTGAGTTTGATAATAAGTATTTGGCCAACACCACTCTTTAGATTTTTTGTTTTGGGCTGCAATATTATCTTCAATACTAATTGCAAATTCAAATATCAAATCAACTTTTAAATTACTTTCTGGAGTTGCATGCGGATAATCATCAACACCCGATGCTCGGCCCTTTCGATAAATTAAATGGCGGCGACCAATATATGAGACGGCCCTAAATAAAGTTAAAGCAATTGTCTCTTTTTCATGTCCAATGATTTGATATTCATTTGTTCCCTTGGTAAAGATAGCATGAGAAATTTCTTGATTTTTTAAGGCAACCATCGATTCCATCGCTTCAATTTCAATAGCAACATCGACTCATTTTTCAGCAATTGATTTTTTATGGCTAGGATTGTCGATTAGTCTTTTCACTAAAGCAAAACTTTGATCAGCATAAGAGTATTGATTATTTTTTACTTGCGTCGCGCTTAAAAATCTTCAACGAATGTCGGCTGCTTGATTTGTCATAGCTAATTTAAAGTTGATTAAGTCATTTTCTAAAATTATTTGCAACTCAATATTTTGTTTTACTTTATCTTCTGAATCCAACTGCTCTGGAACAAGGAAAGTTGAGTTGATAGTCATAATCTGAATATGGTTATTATTTTCAGTGGAAACTTCAAAATCTAACAGTTCTTTTATATCTGATGGATTGTGGTGTGAGGGTGAATAATCATATGTGTCTCCAGCATCAAATGTTGCTTCCAATTGAAACGCTTTTTGAATTGCCACATTATTTTTTTTGTTTAATAAAGTGAAATTCATTTTTTCATCAACACTAATTTTAAATAAGTCATTTTCAATTTCATTGAAGTTTTTATTATATTTTAATGCGAAGGTATTATTTTTTGACTCTTTTACTTTTAGAATTTTATATCCCAAACCTTTTACAATTTCGTTAAATTTTATTATAGTAGTGTATTTTCCTTTGGCGTTTTCTTCAAGAAGAATGTTAGTTGCATTAATGGGGCCTTCATCAACTATTTTGTCAGTTTCTTTATAGTCGCTTCCAAAAATATGACTATTTTCTTTTATTGAAAACTCATCATTGTTAAAGAATTTTTGAGAAACAACACTAAAAGATACTTGTTGATTTTCCTCATTAAATATTTCAAAGAAAGGATTTTTGGTATGAATTTCTAAAGTATTTTGTATTGTTCTAGTATATGGTGCAGTATTAAAAATAATTAAATTTTCATTACCCAAGCTCAAAGCATCACAAATTCTTTTTTTAATTAGGGTTGTTTGAGATTCAACAATCGCACTTGAAGCTTCTAAGCGATTTAAAATGCTACGATTTGTTTCATCGGTGTTACATCCTCCAAGACTGTCGTGGGCATGAGAAGCTACCAATTTTTTTGTAGCATCCAATAAAATTTCAAAAGGATATTCTCCCCCTAATCTAGAAAAGATTACAGAAAGTGGCTCTAATTCATTATAGATTTGGTACTCAACTTTTTTTGATAATTTTTTAATATCATATCGTGATGATGTAATAGTTTTATGAGCTCTTGCGTAGCGACCATTTCTAAATTCACCCTTAATAATATTGGCATTTTCCATCACCGCAGGATCACTTATCAAATC
Coding sequences:
- a CDS encoding glycoside hydrolase family 38 N-terminal domain-containing protein, coding for MKKWKIYLVPHTHWDKEWYFTKEVSDAYLVDNMKQIIEANERNENEAPFVFDAQYSVVDDFLNLFPQKLGKVKKIIKENKLVVGPWYTQTDMFNATGESIVRNLLIGTKLSEKLGRSMRVGYLPDTFGFNSNLPQIISKTQNKGIINWRGGDDELLNNNLFNIWEADDGTKCPTYSFYKHGYFTGVGGLLQQYNKKWSKSDNWQEWDSKTRAKEHAQYYINFADSELDFLKTKAASSNNRILMPVGSDQMPMVSGWTEIVEKMNELDSVHEWILADFEKFMDDLISDPAVMENANIIKGEFRNGRYARAHKTITSSRYDIKKLSKKVEYQIYNELEPLSVIFSRLGGEYPFEILLDATKKLVASHAHDSLGGCNTDETNRSILNRLEASSAIVESQTTLIKKRICDALSLGNENLIIFNTAPYTRTIQNTLEIHTKNPFFEIFNEENQQVSFSVVSQKFFNNDEFSIKENSHIFGSDYKETDKIVDEGPINATNILLEENAKGKYTTIIKFNEIVKGLGYKILKVKESKNNTFALKYNKNFNEIENDLFKISVDEKMNFTLLNKKNNVAIQKAFQLEATFDAGDTYDYSPSHHNPSDIKELLDFEVSTENNNHIQIMTINSTFLVPEQLDSEDKVKQNIELQIILENDLINFKLAMTNQAADIRWRFLSATQVKNNQYSYADQSFALVKRLIDNPSHKKSIAEKWVDVAIEIEAMESMVALKNQEISHAIFTKGTNEYQIIGHEKETIALTLFRAVSYIGRRHLIYRKGRASGVDDYPHATPESNLKVDLIFEFAISIEDNIAAQNKKSKEWCWPNTYYQTQSINVFHWKGDTFVMTQRKIPSINQRELSLVDIKDINNLVVTTVKKSWNQKFDIVRLYNPTEQEITINTEIFKGEVDLLDNKIKTFNNIIKPNEIKSYILK
- a CDS encoding carbohydrate ABC transporter permease, whose translation is MTSAKIEQIKKFQKSDLQSLSKDASIKANIKVLKDDYEGFVRNLKDERKFKLAEFSITRNLQRNLYYFFDNIFHKENIKKNKSKMEYYKKRRQELIVDYGYKPTQQKIKIKKKSNNLSIAQVKNRYRDSQKQRVENQLLIAANGNWYENEFVNVPKTQIKVFKQEYSLKKTEFKNYLKSAEFQQMDKFQKQIKICEQKVILGEIQKKFSYDGYLKQAFAENKIEFLKTYIIKKAEYDHKLSESILNYQKLKTTINSESQTLQKKALNELKKQYHNDIKNNFFGMLKKTINFKAYQTKRTDLKNKYISDKKTIIFSNKVLLAKWEIKKIKNDFKQEQAHDKLILVSKNAEATSRIPVQQAKWKKFFACFLGFIIPGTGQIYNGQYIKGLIMYGLTIVIGLLVAYAFGVGNIEGNGILGLITLGNSEYFWSNGDARYFVIEGALGVLFLSFAIIYIIVSARESYLVARAKQNGARVKSWLETKNYFKDEGYPIATSIPAFLLVMFIIFVPIITTILLAFTNYGPNNVSNFEWVGWEQFQIVFNGDWTNTMVSVLGWTAIWTVFNATAAFFLAFILASLVNNQRIKGKILFRLVYILPWAIPGFISILLFKVMFMPGSILSNIFGNDDFQTSPLYAKISLLMIQTWMGYCVNFVLITGILQSIPKDLYEAAEIDGASSLKKTWKVTIPLIIFQMTPILIGQFIGAFNNFSIIYLYLDGGPYDVNSTLFGGAGTTDTVASLIFKLIQGGEVAKASVLNIVVSGVIVAISVGVLLKSKSVKGGTS